One region of Limnospira fusiformis SAG 85.79 genomic DNA includes:
- a CDS encoding UDP-N-acetylmuramoyl-L-alanyl-D-glutamate--2,6-diaminopimelate ligase, with protein sequence MKLKDLLNPNLLPPEYHPALDMEITGLATNSHACKPGDLFLGMPGTRVDGGDFWPSAIASGAVAAIVSQSAASNTPPETDSDTIPCVIPAADMTTACAEIATAFYNHPAQTLKLVGVTGTNGKTTTTHLIEFLLSNLDQPTALLGTLYTRWPGFQEVAVHTTPFAVELQHQLADAVGAGCQFGVMEVSSHALHQGRVLGCPFRVAVFTNLTQDHLDYHPTMDDYFEAKALLFSDDYLQGKAIINADDDYGKKLMARLGSDRFWSYSVSDPSADIWADSLVYQPTGIKGVLHTPMGSASFSLPLVGQYNLSNLLAALGAGLALGLDLSAMVDSLPAFGGVPGRMERVQLSPEQDITVIVDYAHTPDSLENLLKASRPFIPGRMICVFGCGGDRDRTKRPKMGKIAADLSDLAVVTSDNPRTEDPDRILQDILAGIPADVKPIVIGDRAKAIRTAIDEAQPGDGVLIAGKGHEDYQIIGTEKVHFDDREQARDALTNKYS encoded by the coding sequence GTGAAACTCAAAGATTTACTCAACCCCAACTTACTACCCCCAGAGTATCACCCCGCCTTAGACATGGAAATCACAGGCTTGGCGACTAACTCCCACGCCTGTAAGCCAGGGGATCTGTTTTTAGGAATGCCGGGAACAAGAGTTGATGGAGGGGATTTTTGGCCAAGTGCGATCGCCTCCGGTGCGGTAGCCGCCATAGTTTCCCAGTCCGCAGCCAGCAATACCCCACCAGAGACAGACTCTGATACCATTCCCTGTGTCATTCCCGCCGCCGACATGACCACAGCCTGCGCTGAGATAGCCACAGCATTTTATAACCATCCCGCCCAAACCCTCAAATTAGTGGGGGTGACCGGAACCAATGGCAAAACCACCACCACTCACCTGATCGAATTTCTCCTCAGCAACCTTGACCAACCTACAGCCTTACTGGGAACCCTTTACACCCGTTGGCCGGGGTTTCAAGAAGTCGCTGTTCATACTACCCCCTTTGCGGTGGAACTTCAACACCAATTAGCTGACGCAGTAGGTGCAGGCTGCCAATTTGGGGTCATGGAAGTTAGCTCCCATGCTTTACACCAGGGCCGGGTTTTGGGGTGTCCGTTTCGGGTGGCAGTATTTACTAATTTGACTCAGGACCACCTAGACTATCATCCCACCATGGATGATTACTTTGAGGCGAAAGCGTTGCTATTTAGTGATGATTATCTCCAGGGTAAGGCGATTATTAATGCTGATGATGACTATGGTAAAAAGTTGATGGCACGGTTGGGGAGCGATCGCTTTTGGAGTTATAGCGTCAGTGACCCCAGCGCCGATATATGGGCAGATAGCCTCGTTTATCAACCCACAGGTATTAAGGGAGTTCTCCATACCCCCATGGGATCGGCTTCATTTTCCCTACCCTTAGTCGGTCAATATAACCTCTCTAACCTATTGGCAGCCCTGGGGGCGGGTTTAGCCCTCGGTTTGGATTTGTCGGCTATGGTGGACTCTCTACCAGCCTTTGGCGGCGTTCCTGGTCGCATGGAAAGGGTCCAGCTTTCCCCAGAGCAGGATATTACGGTCATTGTTGATTATGCCCATACTCCTGATAGTTTGGAAAATCTACTGAAAGCCTCCCGTCCGTTTATTCCCGGTCGGATGATTTGCGTGTTTGGGTGTGGGGGCGATCGCGATCGCACTAAACGCCCGAAAATGGGTAAAATTGCGGCAGATTTATCCGATTTAGCCGTAGTCACATCCGATAATCCCCGCACCGAAGATCCTGACCGCATTTTGCAAGATATTCTCGCGGGAATTCCGGCTGATGTTAAACCTATAGTAATTGGCGATCGGGCTAAAGCTATTCGCACCGCTATCGACGAGGCTCAACCCGGCGATGGTGTCTTAATTGCTGGGAAAGGTCACGAAGATTATCAAATTATTGGCACGGAAAAAGTGCATTTTGATGACCGCGAACAAGCGCGAGATGCCTTAACAAATAAGTATTCTTAA
- a CDS encoding glutaredoxin family protein produces the protein MKLILYSKPGCHLCENLQEKLEEIQADSNSPCQFDLEVRDITTRPDWYALYQYEVPVLYKCGDRSLTEEPIPRPSPRISAYQLEQILQKYW, from the coding sequence ATGAAACTCATACTTTATAGTAAACCTGGCTGTCATTTGTGCGAAAACCTCCAGGAGAAACTGGAAGAAATTCAAGCAGATAGCAATAGTCCCTGTCAGTTTGACCTGGAAGTTAGGGACATCACCACCCGACCCGACTGGTATGCACTCTATCAATACGAAGTCCCAGTCCTGTATAAATGTGGCGATCGCAGCCTGACCGAAGAACCCATCCCCAGACCATCTCCCCGTATTTCCGCCTACCAGTTGGAACAAATCCTACAAAAATATTGGTAA